CATCTGCTAACAATTTGCGTATGAACATTTTTTATTCCTGCACTAGAAGGGAAGAAATCAACTTGTGGAAGACGTGCTGtggtttgtctcccttccttcgaaACCGAAACCGAAACCGTCTGTAACGCTTACAGGGCCTCATAGATATCAGAGtcaactctctctccaccccccccccccctccccccgcccctgACACCTTCACGCATTCAGCGTAACGGCTTGTACGGCAAATTTCTACCTTGTAGCTGCCATATTTGAGCCAAGTACTACACGAAGTAGAGCACTACAGCTAGGTTGGCTACTGGCACAGTTatcgggactgggtggccgagtggtaacgcacttgcgctcggaagcgagaggttgcgtgttcaggcctgggtcaggccgcaattttctcccccctttcctaacctaggtggtgggttcaagtgctagtctttcggatgagacgaaaaaccgaggtcccttcgtgtacactacattggggtgtgcacgttaaagatcccacgattgacaaaagggtctttcctggcaaaattgtataggcatagataaaaatgtccatcaaatacccgtgggacttggaataaagtaaaaaaaaaaaaattccatctcacacggcattaagtctcaggaaacatgaatacacgcatgcaggaaaaaaaaaatatgggtagcgccgtatgtatggcagctcgctttccccggggagaaagcagcccgaatttccatgagggtaacctcactggactgtaaatcttatccaatccaatccaatccaatcctaTCAGCTACCTATTCCGCAGCACAGTGGAAAGGGTGCGGTGATATCAGTGGGTAggggcgctggcttcaaaaccagttgtcgctatcggcgtgggttccatccccacgttcggcgagggatttatttcccagagtcaactttgagcagcctctcctcggtggccgaacacccccgtgtgcacgcatgcgcgtGATAAAGAACTCAAGTtgacagcgaaagtctcagggcttggaaacatcaatacacgcatgcaggaacaaaaatatgggtagcgccgtttactgtatggcagctcgctttctccctggagaaagcagcccgaattgcTATGCGGGTAACCTGACAGGACTATATCAAATATTATCCTTATCCTGTCAGCAGCAGGGTCAGCTTGCAGGGTGAGTGGGGAAGGAGGAATGTGCGCCTTTCTCCCGGGGCGGCCGTGCTGACAAGATTAATCAACCCCAGCGGGTTGGCACCAGCCTCCTTCAACCTGAAGAGGACAGAACAAACTGCCGCGACCAGGGAAGCGTGGTTCAACGTGACCAGGGAGGCGTGGTTCAACGTGACCAGGGAGGCGTGGTTCAACGTGACCAGGGAGGCGTTGATCAACGTGACCAGGGAGGCGTGGTTCAACGTGACCAGGGAGGCGTGGTTCAACGTGACCAGGGAGGCGTGGTTCAACGTGACCAGGGAGGCGTGGTTCAACGTGACCAGGGAGGCGTGGATCAACGTGACCAGGGAGGCGTGGTTCAATGTGGCCAGGGAGGCGTGGTTCAACGTGACCAGGGAGGCGTGGTTCAACGTGACCAGGGAGGCGTGGTTCAACGTGACCAGGGAGGCGTGGTTCAACGTGACCAGGGAAGCGTGGTTCAACGTGACCAGGGAGGCGTGGTTCAACGTGACCAGGGAGGCGTGGTTCAACATGACCAGGAAGGCGTGGTTCAACATGACCAGGGAAGCGTGGTTCAACGTGACCAGGGAGGCGTGGTTCAACATGACCAGGGAAGCGTGGTTCAACGTGACCAGGGAGGCGTGGTTCAACGTGACCAGGGAGGCGTGGTTCAACGTGACCAGGGAAGCGTGGTTCAACGTCTAGCACTCACACTCAAGTTAACCCTTTGGCTGGTTGTCGCGCCATATATCGCGCTACTTTACATATACTGTcacgctactggctcagtctgtttggtcggttccgattacttcccatggatgcgaaaacctatatgaccgtttttcttctGTCTGTTAATTCActagtggctatgtaacatgtgttacagaattgtaCCAGTGtatgggttaattgctatatatgtgatttggagtaagaatatgttctttctttatttggtgtttaacgtcgttttcaaccgttcaaggttatatcgcgatggggaaggggggggggg
This region of Littorina saxatilis isolate snail1 linkage group LG8, US_GU_Lsax_2.0, whole genome shotgun sequence genomic DNA includes:
- the LOC138974445 gene encoding uncharacterized protein, with protein sequence MQKVTQEVGRRSSRVSLQGEWGRRNVRLSPGAAVLTRLINPSGLAPASFNLKRTEQTAATREAWFNVTREAWFNVTREAWFNVTREALINVTREAWFNVTREAWFNVTREAWFNVTREAWFNVTREAWINVTREAWFNVAREAWFNVTREAWFNVTREAWFNVTREAWFNVTREAWFNVTREAWFNVTREAWFNMTRKAWFNMTREAWFNVTREAWFNMTREAWFNVTREAWFNVTREAWFNVTREAWFNV